The region cagtcgcaaaaaccatcaagcgcaatgatggaactggctctcatcaggaccgccactggaaaggaagacccagagatacctctgctgcagaggatacgctcatttgagttaccagcctcagaaattgcagcctaaataaatgcttcacagagttagaGTAACAgatcttaacatcaactgttcagaggagaatcaggccttcatggccgaattgctgcaaagaaaccactactaaaggacaccaataagaagaagagacttgccaagaaacacgagcaattgacattaaactggtggaaatctgtcctttggtctgatgagtccaaatgtgagatttttggttccaaccgacatgtctttgtgagatgcagagtaggtgaatggattatgtgtgatggtgtgggggtgctatgctggtgacactgtctgtgatttagaagtcaaggcacacttaaccagtatggctccTCAGAaatctgcagcgatacgccatcccatctgatttgcgctgactgggactgtcatttgtttttaaactggACAATgagccaacacacctccaggctgtgtaagggatatttgatcaagaaggagagtgatggagtactatatcagatgacctggcctccacaatcacccgacctcaacccaattgagatggtttgggatgatttggatgagtgaagagtgaaggaaaagcagccaacaagtgctcagcatatgtgggaactccttcaaactgttggaaaatcattccatgtaagctggttgagagaatgccaagggtgtgcaaagctgtcatcaagtcaaagggtgatttgtttaacacttttttggttactacatgattccatatgtgttattttatagtgttgttgtcttcactattattctacaacgtagaaaatagttgtttttttaagaagaaaaacccttgaatgagtaggtgtgtccaaacttttgactggtactacatATGCCTAATATGACTTTGTATTAAGCAGAATCTGAATTTACATTGCCCATTTGAAAATGGGCTGGGTTTGTGTTGGGTCTCACCTCCCCTTTTTCAGGCTCTGAAATAATTTCTCCTGGGAGACATGTGTATCCTTTCACCTTCCAGATTCCAGCCAAGTAAGTGTTCCATCCATCACATATTTGTGGGTTTATATTTTTCATTGGAGGAAACAATAATCACAGATGTTGTTATGTAAAAAAGGCCTTCTAGTGGTTTCCACAGATAGATGATAATGAGTTTTCTTTTTTTCACATTTCCTCTCAGAGAAATGCCTTCATCTTACATGGGGAAATGGGGCAAAATCACCTACTATTTGAAGGCCAAGTTGATCAGGACGCTTTGGTTGATAGACAGAGCCAAGACAGAGTTCACGTATCTGTCAAAGACGAATATGATAATTCCTGGACTGAGGGTAAAGTGTTCTTATTATCCATCCTGCTTTTTGAACTACATCTGCTTTTTTACTATTTACAGCCAAAATTACCATGGCAACAGAATGCATATCAGCAGGTTACTTTTTATCTCTTGTTTTGTAGGAGCCCCAGCATGGTTCCAAGATTCTATATTTTGCCTCTGGAGATATCTCTTTGGACATTCATATTGAGACAATGGGGTATCTATCAGGTCAGTCTGCAACCAAAGCCACTTCAGCTTGATGATGGTCATTTTAATATTACATCTAAATCCATTCAATGAGGTACAGGGGGGTTGTATTAAATAAAACAGAGATGGTAAATTAATATACAAattcaatatattcacatgaAATATGAAATGCAATAACTTAATGGGGAAAATGTATGAGAGTGAACTATCTTATTTGCTAATGAATTAGGCTACGATGTGATACCCTTCATACACTTCTCCTGAGGAGAAGAATGTCTCGAAATGTACATTCTGTAAACCCAATAACTGAATCAAGTTCCTTTCCTTGTGTCCCCTGTAAGGTGAAGCAATAAAAATCCTTGTTGAGATACACAACAACTCTACATGCACAGTAACCCCCAACTTCTACCTATATGAAGAGCAAAGCTTCTTCGCCAAGCATAAAAGGAACATCTACACCAATGACATCATTAAAGAGAGAGGAGATCCTGTTACGGCTTCTACAAGACAGACTGTGACCAAAGTGCTGACTATCCCTCCAcaactccctgtctccctcctagACTGCTCCATACTGAAGTTAGAGTACAGACTGAAGGTATATTATGATGAAATACATACATATAATGAACGCACAAGACCAGCTAAATTATGAATACAGGGATGTAGAgtaggagaggaaagagacacaAATAAAATATGTGTAATGCAGTCGCTGTGTATGTGAAAACTATACTGTAATTAAACATTTGGGCAACTAAGTGTACGTTCATATATTTTCTGTATTTGTAGGTCACTCTTGACGTCCCAACGGCCAAAGACCCAGAGGTTAAACTTCCCCTGGTTATCCTCCTGGATAAATCAATAGCAGCTGAGGAACGGCAGCAGGAATACAGCTGGTCTAAATGAGTTCTCATGCTCTAGAACTTTGGCGATtactaagtattttttaaaccttagattttgggctggatgtgtcaataatACATGTAACTGATTACAGAAAAATATAACTGTAATCCattaccagctaaaatattgtaatcagaatAAAAATACAGAACAACAACCAAAATCTAGATGATTACTTCTAggattcattttaaattcagaaaagATGTTTGCGAAAAGTTACAAAAGAGCTacaaaagagcaggaataggttttcataggctacagtccaagctatgtcttacAATGGCACCCAGGAACAACAGCTGCAACTTTGGCTGTAGCTaattgggatcctaataaaacacaAAAATACTAAAATGACGCGTCTGCTGTCTGCATGCAAAGACTACAATTTGAATAAAGGCTTGGAGGTAaggacgacagcagtggtgtagcctacGGGTGATACAGATataacttattattgatatctacacaGCACAATGATGTGTATCACACCGCTGCTCTCTAAATGATTTGCTCCTTATGGATTGTGGTTGTTATGGACGGCTGTTTACAaaagtacactgagtgtacaaaacattaggaacacctgatcTTTCCGtgacacagactgaccatgtaattcaggtgaaagctatgatcccttattgatgttaaatcctcttcaatcagtgtagatgaaagtgCGGATCAGGTTATAGAAGGattttttaagctttgagactgtgtatgtctgccattcagatggtgaatgggcaagaaaaaatatttaagttcctttaaacggggtatggtaataggtgccaggcgtactggtgtgagtgtgtcaagaactgaaacggtgctgtgtttttcacgctcaacagtttcccgtgtatatgaagaattgtccaccacccaaaggacatccagccagtgGTCGAAAACAGGTCACTGATGGAAGAGGACAAAGGAGCCTGACACAAATTGTGCAGAGCAACAGACGGGCTACATAAAATAATGCACAATTCGTTGTACCTTGACACTAATGATGTATGGCAGCTGATTACCTTAAAGAGGTCCACTTCTTTCAGCACAAAACAAGAAACTGCGGTTGCAGTGGGCTAAGAAATTAAAACACTGGACACTGGAGAATTGAAAAAgcattgcctggtctgatgaatcccggTTACTACTGTGTCACGCTGATGGACTAGGGTATGGAGAAATCCACATGAAATCCACATGAGTACATGTATCCATCCTGTCACGTGTCAACATTACAggctggtggtgtgatggtgtgggttgtGTTTTCATGGCACACATTGGGCCCCTTTATAAAAGTGGAGCAGTGTTTGAATGCCACAGGATATCTGAACGTCCTTACCAATCAGATGTATGccttcatggcagcagtgtatccatATGCAAATGTTTTTTCTCAGCAGGATAATGCCCCATGCCACAAGGCTAGGATTGTCCAGGAATGGTTTCACaaacatgacagtgaattcagcttACTGCCCAGTCATCAGATCTCAATCTAGTTGAGCATCTGTGGGATGATATGGAACGAGCTATTCAGAGTAGAGATCcactaccagccaacttgacacaactgtgggaagcattggagtcaacatgggccatcatccctgtggaacaccttcaacaccttgtagagtccatttgTGCTCCACATGCAGTCAAAAACAAGTTCATTTAAGAAGACCACGAGtgaggcttttattgctcaagTGTCTTCTTTTTtgaagcccataaccatgtgtgtgaggtgtacatTTGtttgactaccaagaaacactctgtgcgTTCATTATTTAGCCCACCGCAGTAAATTAAACAGCTGCaaattatcaagatatcaaagtgtcaccaacaaaaacgtAAACATTTGGCCTATAGCagatgcagcatatggcattcattttcagtgctcaaagcatgccattccatgagagcAGCATTTAACAATGAGCCCAAtctgtcctccatgacaacaacatcataaacaacagagaGGCTAAATCCTTCTTTTTTGGGTTAtgttcaggtaaaacaatttggctattctatatttccaagtcctattcctGAAGATCAaggggaatttaaaaaaaaaaagcagatgcTGTTGTCTAgagcaactagggttaagtgccttgctcaaggacacatcgaCAGATATTTCCCCTAAtctgctcggggatttgaactagtGAACTTTTGGCTACTAGTCCAAAGTTCTTTACCACAAGCCAACCTCCTGCCTCTTACAtgaattggaatgactggaaataTTTTTCTAATGCCAATTAAGGGGAAAGTCATCTAAAAGTAattgaaagtaatcagattatgttCCTAAATTTGGGTTATCCCAAAAGTACATTACAGATTACAATTTTGGAttagtaactagtaactgtaacagattacattaaGAAAGTAACCCACTCAGTCCTGTCTATGAGCCAAATTATTGTTTTACCTCAAGTAGTCACAAAAACCCTAGTTTTTCTAGAAGTACTGTTTTTCTCAAGTAGCCATTTGCCCCAAATAATTTCCCACATGGGCCAGGCCCCAAGCAATTCaagttctagccaatgagcttcagccgcTTGTCATTCTAGTGACAactagcaagatgcacacacagcagaaagacagagaaagagaacaatGACGTGATGCACATATCTGCTCATATGAGACATAGTATACCATTTTCTGGGACAacttttggctcgtgagcgctactttcagaactactggctaaaaagtatataaaagtaccagagaatctcTTTAAGATACTGTGTGAGAAAACATTAACATGACTTCACACCCTTGATATataattgaatcaggtgtgttagtgctggccAAGAACAAAAGCCTGCATGCCCTATTGATTCGCAGGACCAGAGCTGAAACAGAAGGACAAAATCATATAAACGTTTGTGAATGGTGATAAAGTTGTTCAGATTCTGGGAACATACAAGGAAACATTCACTTTAAGTAACAGCACTTTAAGTAACAGCATGTGCTGTATACTGTGTATCtctcaaataaataaaacatcacaTTACTTTACTAACGTCTCATTGGTTATGAACAACAGTGACTTTACTCACTGCATGTATCTCTTAAAACATACCAGACCAGTTGACAAACTAACAGTAACAATCATAACACAACAGATGGCATACAGGCACGTGATAATGAAACCAGTTGGTTTCCATGGACTACTTCCAAAGAGGAGGAACATCATGCAGATAGGATAGTGCCGTGCAAAAcactgattggttaaaactgcattccagtcagtgtctattccacaagttaccaccggctaaatctatgatgttaaaatgcctatttgcTCTGTTCCACCTAACTGCGCAATCCCCggtctcatcagcccaggcagggaagtAAATTATAAACTTAATCTCCACTATGAAAAAACATCTAGACATtaactcacatttcttttagactaacatttagttttcaacggCGGAGATTTgtgtaaaccttgctgtctgtctctctgacatttgcaacattgtttcaatattcaaattggatctccagctgtcccatagtaatgaacgtgtcgggagtcgggacgagacagacagacaggcaggcagtgtttctcagccagttaaaatcatgaatcagctggcatcatttttatggatgtatacagagaaatgaaAATATGAAAAAAGGTCAAATCAAACAATgcgcagctagtttgcagtcttccagcttcagtttgaagtgattgtgttagctgtgttgttgactAGCTCCGCTGAACAACAGTATCCTGacaagagagcacattttctatgcaaGGTGAATTTgcacatcattagctcattgttatgggtacatccaaataaatgtcactagaaaacagcttaaaaaaTGCAAAtacagctactgttgttattctggctgcactattgacgtgactgtaagttagctgtagttggctagctagcaagcaagggataataATGTTTCCAGCCAgaatggcaatggaacatttacaacgaatgactgggtcacgtccatagatacagaacaaaattactgaacgactgggtcgcatctCTGGCAACCAAACTGATAGAAccaacgaccagccggcttgggcagcaaccctagatttgtgtcgggactataccttgtggaaggatgaaatagtatgaataaattcatcaaaataagaTTTAAATGATATATTGGCACtgtaaatgttccattgccatattgGCACGGTTTACCAGCCCTCGACTTCGTCTCGACTTCGTCTCAGGCATAACAACAccagtgccaatatatcctccaaacacaggcttcttgggcattatcacttaattataccatggcattgttgaatccTCCTTTCTGATTGGATTGAAGGGCATTGTAGAGcatgcattatttccctataacgcACAGTATATTTGCACAATAGATTTCAATGGCTACAGTAAATTTTTACATGTTTTgcttgagctgcttttgaaagcaaaagtcaaaTTGAAAACAGTATGGTGTTGTTGAATTAGATTTTCATAATAGGCCATGACTGATGGCTTGGTTAGCTAAATTAGCAAGTCTGTTTGTGCGGTTACCACGGCAAccactgtagctatctagtaaacttgctagctacttcagtggatgttgaacacaatTCCActggcaaatgaacacatttctagtggcaaatgtgttcaattatagccatggtatgaaAGGGATAAACACTGCGCCAGTGCCTTCCATCAGTGGTGGTCAGTATCGTTTCAGATGAGGGAGGACCacatttttttcatgagcatgtcCTTATTTCTGTCATTCAAATTCCATTCACcgagttcaatgtaacagcgataggtttaggctactatatGATATTCTAATTTTCCCTATCCCCATCaggaggttgctacaacctagtttatgaatgaatgtttacaacgtaggtgcacacaggtcgagagacaaatttgacaGTGAcaaatggacagacagtgacattcaataccgccttgcacactctttcctgcatctagctgatagtgggtgtaatcattagtccaacagttgcaaacgagagtttctattggacaattcaggtatgtttatccccgttttgttccgtttACTTTTGTTCAAGAAacattttcaacagaatcggcagaatgaatacacttGATCACGCTTGAACATAGTTTAcagtttcatagcagccacgttgtattccttctcacatctacgaTATGCGCTCACTTCCTTTCACCTCTTCCCTTCGcctgtggacttcaatgcacaacacatcagctgtatgtgaccaggcgtaaaaatctttccaagccaaactgctacacacagcctacatcgttgtcaccatattagccaAAGTAACATCATTGTCAGTATAACTAATggaactaacacgttagtaaacccgctacaatcatgcagtaacattACATTGTACTGTCAGTAAGCATTTACACGCGGGCCCCAgtggcaatacatttgtaaaaccaaaagcttaccttgacttggaagagatccagtgttgtgttggatagtcatagccagcaagctaacataGAATCCCTCTGTTTGAGGAGGGTGTTTCGGTAGGCTAAACTAGCAAGCTGCAATTGCTAGCTAAGTAactgaaactgaaagtgaaaaaaatgacagtctctctctatttctctcttgcttctccttcatttaggaagaaattaatttgttcaaaactgttaaactattctctttatctctctttgaGCCAACtattcaccacattttatgcactgcagtgcgagctagctgtagcttatgttaTCCGTACTAGATTCagtctctgatcctttgattatgTGGACAACATGTTCATGCTGCAAgagtgctgataggttggaggatgtcctcctgAAGTTGTAAatattactgtgtaagtctatggaagggggtgaggacCATGAGCCTCCAAGGTTTTGTATTGAGgccaatgtacccagaggaggatggaagctagctgtcctccggctacaccatagtgctaccctacagagggcagcggaggctactgtagaccttctttgcaaaatagtgtttgaatcaattatttggtgacgtgataaTATTTAGTTTAGTTTTATCTAGAAattataactttttaaatgtttagaaaaatacagtactgtgcaaaAGTTTTAGGCAGGTGTAAAAAAATGTTGTAAAGTAAGAATGCATTAAAAAATAGACATGTTAATAGATTATATTTATCAATTAACTAAATGCAATGTGAGTGAACAGAtgaaaaatctaaatcaaatccatatttggtgtgaccacacTTTGCCTTCAAAACAGCATCAATTCTTGCAGGTACACTTGTACAAAGTCAGGGATTTTGTAGGCATATAGTCAGGTGTATGATTAATCAATTATACCAAACAGGTGCTAATGATCATCAATTCAATATGTAGGTTGAAACACATTCATTAATTGAAACAGAAACAGCTGTGCAGGAGGAATACACCTGGGTGAGGAACAACCAAAAGCTAACAAGGTGAGGTTGCTGAAGACAGTTTACTGTCAAAAGTCATACCATGgcaagactgagcacagcaacaagacacaaggtagtTAAACTGCATCAGCAATGTCTTTCCCAGGCTGACATGTCAAGGCAGACATCTCCCAGACAGAAATGTCAAGGCAGACAGGGGTTTCCAGATGTCCAAGCTCTTTTTGAAGAAGCACAAAGAAACGGGCAGCGTTGAGGACCGTAGACTCAGTGGTCGGCCAAGGAAACTTACTGCAGCAGAGGAAAGACACATCATGCTTACTTCCCTTTGTAATCGGAAGATGTCCGTCAATGCCATCAGCTCAGAATTGGCAGAAAACAGTGGGACCTGGTACACCCATCTACTGTCCGGAGAGGTCTGGTCAGAAGTGGCCTTCATGGAAGACTTGCGGCCAAAAAGCCATACCTCCGACGTGGAAACAAGGCCATGCGACTCAACTATGCACAAAAAAACACAGGAACTGGGGTGCAGAGAAATGACAGCAGGTGCTCTGGACTGATGAGTCAAAATATTTGTCTGTAGCAGAAGGCAGTTTGTTCGCCGAAGGGCTGGAGAGCAGTATACAAATGAGTGTCTGCAGGCAACAGTAAAGCATGGTGGAGGTTCCTTGCAAGTTTGGGGCTGCATTTCTGCAATTTGAGTTGGGATTTGGTCAGAATGAATGGTCTCCTCAATGCTGAGAAGTACAGTCAGATACTTATCCATCATGCAATACCATCAGGGAGGCATCTGATTGGCCCCAAATGTATTCTGCAGCATGACAACGAGCCCAAACATACAGCAAATGTCCTTAAGAACTATCTTCAGCGCAAAGAGTCCTGGAAGTGATGGTATGGCCACCACcgagccctgatctcaacatcATTGAGTCTGTCTGGGAttacatgaagagagagaagcaccTGAGGCCACAGAATAACTGTGGTTACTTCTCCAAGATGATTGGGCCAACGTACCTGCCAAGTTCCTTCAAAAACTGTGTGCAAGTGTACCTAGAAGAATTTATGATGTTTTGAAGGTAAAGTGTGGTCTCACCAATTATTGATTTGATGAAGATTTCTCTTCTGTTTTCTCACTTTGCATTTTGTTAATTGATAAATATAAACTACTAACATGTCTATTTTTGAATGCATTCTTACTTTACAGCATTTTTTCACATCTGACAAACTTTTGCACAGTActatattgtcacgttctgaccttagttcctttattatgtctttgtgttagtttggtcaggacgtgagttggggtgggtagtctatgttattttttctatgttgtatttctgtgtttggcctggtatggttctcaatcagaggcagctgtcgttcgttgtctctgattgagaatcatacttaggtagcctgttttccccattttggttgtgggtgattattttccctgTCTGTGTTTGCTCCATACGGGACTGTGACGGTTTCCAGTTATTCTCTTATTCTTttgttttcagtgttcagttatatGTCATTAAAATTATATTATGGactcttaccacgctgcgcattggtctgatccttcctgctcctcctcagaagaggaggacgaaaacCGTTACATATATTTTTATGAATATTCACTGAGGAGGACGGTGTCAcggcctgaccttagagatccttttatttctctatttggttaggtcagggtgtgattagggtgggcattctagtctTTTagtttctatgttggcctggtatggttcccaatcagaggcagcagccttttcccacctgttgtttgtgggatcttgattttgtgtagtgcctgtgaGTACTCCATTACTTCATGTTTCGTTTGTTTTGGTgcgttttatttattaaaacatgtggaactctacgcacgctgcgccttggtccatttaTTCCAATGATTGTGACAGAcggtcctcctattcctccttggTGATTATCCCTTACATATAGGAGAGTCTCCTTAGTGACTTTGAATCCCACTGGACATCATTTGAAGAGTCTGCTCTGAACATGAAAAGCCATACTCTTGCATTAGGTTTTTATCTCATAGTGTTCTAACACACTTGCAAATAATCACTGGCAACAACACAATGACAATCAAAAGTTTCTCCGTTGACGACAACACAGTAAATGAATATTGGGGAAACTCCTTGGAAGTATCCAAGAAGACCACAGTCAAGTCTCTTGTTGTCAAGGCAATAGGTAAAGCCAAGGTGGAATGGAACGAACATCAAAATACATTTACTAAGGAGTTCAGTAGCAAGAAGGAATACTTCAGTCTTGAGCAAATATTGTTGCAGGAAGGAAAAATGGATGGAGTGTATAATTGCAGTCAACCTCTGATTTTGATTACTTCATAAATAGTAAATGATCAGAAATTACCAAGCAGATTTATGATGGTATGTTGTGCCTACTATGGGAGATATGGTGAGATTTTCCTTGAGATTTAATGACATCAATTTGACAATAGATTTGATCAGGATGTGTCCCGTTAAGATGGTAATACAACATGTCAATACATTTAATGTATTCACTGTTTTCCAGGCTTGATTTATTTTAATCAATGGACttgtgttattgtttctgtttctcttaTACAAATGTGTGTTTATACCAGGTACACCCACAACTGGCAGTGGCATTACAAGAGATGTTACCATAACCGTCTACTGTGTGCCTCATACCACCTAGGAACCTCCTAGACTGATCAATCCTGAAGTTACACAATGAAGGTATATTATGATGAGATTTTTATGCTCTGAATTCAAGAGAAAATGAGGATAGAACATTATTTGATGCTGCTTAAGTGAGGTAACATTCTTTCACACGAACTTCTCCATATACGTGTGATAACAGTGATGGGAGTAGTAATGTGATCCAGCACCACCATGCTTGAGTGTACCCAAGCATTTTAAAGTGATCAAACAGCAGACCGACCGGTTTTGCAGCAGCACCTCTTGTGTTTTGTTTAATTCAAATAACTTTTTAGTCCACTGCTTTGAATAaagttagagaaagagagagtgttttGTGCTTGAGTGTGAAGGGAATGCAATGCAATTctcataaaaatgtatttagaaaTTCACTGTCTAAGTTACACCATTATGAGATCTTTGAGATGTTGAAATTGAACTCAAATGTAACCTTAAAGACTCTGGAAATAGACTGCAAATCAATGTCTCAAATATCAACTCCGTGTGCgttcatctctctattctctactcCATTAAGGTCACTGTTGACATCCAAAGACCCAGAGGTTAAACTTCCCCTGGTTATCCTCCTAGACAAATGAAAAGCAGCTGAGAATGGCAGAAAGAATACATCTTGACCAAATGTCCTCCTATAAGATCCTGGTCCTGGTCGTTGATGCCCATAGGATGTAAGACTAAAGCTGGTGGTCTGTGCCTGTATCCATTAAACATCTCAGAACAGGAGTACTGACCTATGACCTGTTTTTCCTTTTAGATCACTATGGACAGGGATTATtatggacagggaggacctgatcctagatcagcactcctactatgagct is a window of Oncorhynchus kisutch isolate 150728-3 linkage group LG3, Okis_V2, whole genome shotgun sequence DNA encoding:
- the LOC116361892 gene encoding arrestin domain-containing protein 3-like is translated as MIMSFLFFTFPLREMPSSYMGKWGKITYYLKAKLIRTLWLIDRAKTEFTYLSKTNMIIPGLREPQHGSKILYFASGDISLDIHIETMGYLSGEAIKILVEIHNNSTCTVTPNFYLYEEQSFFAKHKRNIYTNDIIKERGDPVTASTRQTVTKVLTIPPQLPVSLLDCSILKLEYRLKVTLDVPTAKDPEVKLPLVILLDKSIAAEERQQEYSWSK